A single window of Chloracidobacterium sp. DNA harbors:
- a CDS encoding MBL fold metallo-hydrolase, whose protein sequence is MNLGDYRVEIIPDAEFKLDGGAMFGVVPRVVWERVCPADDLNRIRLNMNCLFIETPNERILIETGIGEKWTDRETAMYGIDRKRPFADSLATITGYRPDDITIVVNTHLHFDHAGGNTIGTKLDGFRPQFPNARYLLSRSEFEHAEHPHERDRASYLSENWRPMQESGQLELMPDSYEVVEGLRLEQIRGHSETMQTVRLDRGGRTLYGFADLIPTRHHLPLAWIAGFDLYPVGTLEFKKKILPQAVRENWLCLFYHDTQEPLCTLTEINGKIAVRKSTLGANI, encoded by the coding sequence ATGAACCTAGGCGATTACCGCGTCGAGATAATTCCCGACGCGGAGTTCAAATTAGACGGAGGGGCGATGTTCGGAGTCGTCCCTCGCGTCGTTTGGGAACGCGTTTGTCCGGCTGATGATCTGAATCGGATCCGGCTGAATATGAACTGTCTGTTCATTGAAACGCCGAATGAACGCATTTTGATCGAGACCGGCATCGGCGAAAAGTGGACAGATCGCGAAACGGCAATGTACGGCATCGACCGCAAACGGCCGTTTGCTGACTCGCTTGCTACGATCACCGGATATCGGCCCGACGACATCACGATCGTCGTTAATACCCATTTACATTTCGATCACGCCGGCGGAAACACTATCGGCACGAAACTGGACGGCTTTCGACCGCAATTCCCCAACGCCCGCTATTTATTATCGAGGAGCGAGTTCGAACACGCCGAGCACCCGCACGAGCGCGACCGAGCAAGTTATCTGTCTGAAAATTGGCGGCCTATGCAGGAGTCCGGCCAACTCGAGCTAATGCCCGATTCGTACGAAGTCGTCGAAGGCCTCAGATTGGAGCAGATCCGCGGACATTCCGAAACGATGCAGACAGTGAGATTGGATCGCGGCGGCCGCACGCTTTACGGCTTTGCCGATCTGATCCCGACGCGGCACCATTTGCCGCTCGCTTGGATCGCGGGCTTTGACCTTTATCCGGTTGGAACATTGGAATTCAAGAAAAAGATCCTCCCGCAGGCCGTGCGTGAAAATTGGCTTTGTCTTTTCTATCACGACACGCAAGAACCACTTTGCACGCTGACCGAAATAAATGGGAAGATAGCTGTTAGAAAATCGACACTTGGAGCAAATATATGA
- the bamD gene encoding outer membrane protein assembly factor BamD, translating into MKTKSLLFAVIILGTLTLGTFAQRNVTPAIDRDPLMEADAKHNLDVAWQAFGPARKAYKQVLLRFEETFAAYPEFSKIDEFLYLAGMSSYYLSENKGKQKIDYKSEKEKVKFAPAKLREDAVMYFGMLVEKYPQSKYKADAETTLTVLKSK; encoded by the coding sequence ATGAAGACAAAGTCTCTCTTATTCGCCGTCATTATTCTCGGAACGCTAACACTCGGGACGTTTGCCCAGCGCAACGTCACGCCGGCGATCGACCGTGATCCGCTGATGGAAGCGGACGCAAAGCACAATCTCGACGTTGCCTGGCAGGCATTCGGCCCGGCCCGCAAGGCCTACAAGCAGGTTCTGCTCCGGTTCGAAGAGACGTTTGCCGCGTACCCCGAGTTTTCCAAGATCGACGAGTTTCTGTACCTTGCGGGTATGAGCAGCTATTATCTGTCCGAAAACAAAGGCAAGCAAAAGATCGATTACAAATCCGAAAAGGAAAAGGTAAAATTTGCACCTGCCAAACTGCGCGAGGACGCGGTGATGTATTTCGGAATGCTCGTCGAAAAATACCCGCAAAGCAAATACAAGGCCGATGCGGAAACGACTTTGACGGTCTTGAAATCAAAATAA
- a CDS encoding VOC family protein gives MDLNQVTIYSDRTTEMVEFFEKLGLTRIVDSLPRYARLECPDGKSTLSVSEAETRVSTSVPSLSIVLYFECEDVDAEFDRLTALGLEFTEPPTDRPWFWREAYLMDPNGNKICLFTAGDNRKNPPWRINQERR, from the coding sequence ATGGATCTCAACCAAGTCACAATATACAGTGATAGGACGACAGAGATGGTCGAGTTTTTCGAAAAGCTCGGTCTCACGCGAATCGTCGATTCCTTACCGCGATACGCTAGGCTCGAATGTCCCGATGGCAAATCGACTCTGTCGGTCAGCGAGGCAGAAACGCGAGTGTCAACAAGCGTGCCTTCTCTTAGCATCGTTCTTTATTTCGAATGCGAAGACGTTGACGCCGAATTCGACCGCCTCACAGCCCTCGGCCTTGAATTCACCGAACCACCAACGGACCGACCTTGGTTCTGGCGTGAGGCTTACCTGATGGATCCGAATGGCAACAAGATCTGCCTCTTCACCGCCGGCGACAACCGCAAAAATCCGCCCTGGCGGATCAACCAGGAGCGGAGATAG
- the mtnP gene encoding S-methyl-5'-thioadenosine phosphorylase, translating to MENVNIGIIGGSGLYQMPELENVREIAVDTPFGNPSDSFIVGELDGVTVAFLPRHGRGHKLTPSELPYRANIYAMKMLGVNYILSVSAVGSLQLQYEPTDFLIPDQFFDRTFARAKESTFFGNGIVGHVTFAHPVCNELGDILEASCREVGVTTHRGGTYICMEGPAFSTKAESNVYRQWGMDVIGMTNLQEAKLAREAEIAYATVALVTDYDCWYEGHDDVTVEMVIEYLNKNVRNAQLVLKDAVKRVAAKETPNQFSGATKNAIFTAPDLWPAETLKSLEAIIGKYR from the coding sequence ATGGAAAACGTAAATATTGGAATCATCGGCGGCAGTGGTTTGTACCAGATGCCGGAACTCGAAAATGTCCGCGAGATCGCGGTTGATACGCCGTTCGGCAACCCGTCGGATTCGTTTATCGTCGGCGAGTTGGACGGGGTGACTGTGGCCTTTCTGCCGCGGCACGGACGCGGGCACAAACTGACCCCGAGCGAACTGCCCTATCGGGCGAACATCTACGCGATGAAGATGCTTGGCGTCAATTACATCTTGTCGGTCTCGGCGGTCGGATCGCTGCAGCTGCAATATGAGCCGACGGATTTTTTGATACCGGACCAGTTCTTTGACCGCACATTTGCCCGTGCAAAGGAATCGACCTTTTTCGGCAACGGCATCGTCGGGCACGTGACCTTTGCTCACCCGGTCTGCAACGAACTCGGCGACATTCTCGAGGCCTCGTGCCGCGAGGTGGGCGTGACCACCCACCGCGGTGGAACATACATCTGTATGGAAGGCCCGGCGTTCTCGACCAAGGCCGAATCCAACGTTTACCGCCAATGGGGAATGGACGTGATCGGGATGACAAATCTGCAGGAAGCCAAACTCGCCCGTGAGGCGGAGATCGCCTACGCGACGGTTGCTCTAGTCACTGATTACGATTGCTGGTATGAGGGCCACGACGACGTCACCGTAGAGATGGTCATCGAATATCTAAATAAGAACGTCCGCAACGCTCAGCTAGTCCTAAAAGACGCCGTCAAACGCGTTGCCGCTAAAGAGACGCCGAATCAGTTTTCCGGTGCGACCAAGAACGCGATCTTTACGGCCCCCGATCTATGGCCTGCCGAAACGCTGAAAAGCCTCGAGGCGATCATCGGGAAATATCGGTAA